The stretch of DNA AAGTCATTTAATAGCAATTTGCTTGGAAGAACTTGCAATTTCTAAACAAGCATATAGACTAACATACACCAATTCGAGAAGGCTCCTCACAGTGTAAAGGTATGAGGAAGGGTCAACATAAGCAAACATAGCCTTGCATATGCAAAGAGGCTGTTTCCAAATTTAAACCCATGGCCAGCTGGTCACCAAAGCACAACTTTACCGTTGTGCCAAGGCTCAGGCTCAAGAAACAAGcatttaatattaacaaaatataataacataatacGCAGCAACTACAGGATAAGTAAATATAGCAAGTAGCAACTGATAAGCAGTCAAGAACAGCAAGCAATTTACTACGATTCTTATTAGATACACTATAATATTCAACTGAAAAAATCCATTTGAATCTCAAACAAAAAGACCCTCACATCCTGTCTAAATCATAATTAAACTTAGCATTAGACTCATAAGCACGGGTGACTTAGAAAGATAGATAAATTACGCaacaaaataagtaattcatGCATACCCTTATGTAACCGCTTCTTACTAAACCTCGTATTGCAAAGAGCATTACTAGTTCCTTGTCCATCAGAATTTGCCATGCCATTAGGCACTACAGCAGTTTGGTTGGTGTGGCTTTCAAATGTAGTCCTAAccaattgattttttcttctcttgtagTAGCCATCAGAGAAGGCAGTTTGGCCATTGTCATCAGTGGAGACAGACACATCACACGAATTTGATGTTGCAACCAATTGATTTGTTTTGGGCTTTATATATACTATTCTCTTCGTATTCAAAGAAAGAGGATTGCCTTCGTTTACTTCAACTTGACTCTCCCCATTATCGGATGGAACAGGTTGGTTTTCTAGAATTTCACAATGCTTCAGTGCATCTTCAGAAGAGTTCTGtgcattattattaatttctataaatGTTTTAGGATCAGATACATTTTCACAGGAACCACCAGAAGGTTCTACCAATGAGGAAGATGTATTTTCCTCTGATTTGGTGTCAATTGGTAGTGGAGGTGTTCTCTGCCTCTGCCTCTGCTGAGAATATGTTGCTCCTGCTCTCAGGTACATTGGTTGATCTGTCACGTCAGCCCTGCTTTCAGATTTAGTGCTTTTTGATATTTCACCAAAGCCCGAAGAAGATGACTTATTAACAGAGGAGATTTGAGGTAGAGCAGGAACTGGGGTAGGTTTCCTTACAAGACTGTTTCCTTTACGAACATACGAGGTATTTTGAAAGTTCCCTTTCCTTTCCAGAATTGGCCTTTTGGGAGGAACTGTTCTTACTGAATTGATTCTAGGTACAGAAATAGGGGGATTATTACCTGTCCGATGCCAAGTTCGAGGCTTTGACACATGAGTTGAAGAGGCAGATGTCTTCGTCTCCGACTTCAAAAAGGTAAAAGAATGACCTGGAAAAGTTTTGGGAATGACACTACCTGACTGATTTTTGGTCCCACTCAACCCAAAACGATATGAATTTAGAGCCTGAGTTGTAACTTTGGAAGAAACTTGGGATGGTTCTgaaattgttttctttgttaTCATATTACTGTGTCCAAATGCACTATCTGACCTACTATTCTGTATCGTCTGATGTACCGACGAAGTATTTTCTTCAACCccacaaatattttcatcattgATAGCTGTGAATTCTAAAGACCTTCTATCCGGTACTTCAGATGCCATCCCTTGAGAAAAGATATCTGATAATGCGCCAGGTGCATCCACAATGAATTCGTCATTCGAATTACTTGTAGTGACTTCATCACCACTAGTTGGACAGGACATAAGGTTCTGCTGAGCAAGCAAATCATTCTTAACATTGAGATCATTAGGTTCCATGTCAGGTCTTGGTGACCTTTGCACAAAGTCTCTATATTGATAATTTCCCTTAACGGCCTGTAAATCAGTCTTTTCTCCCAATGTATTTCCAACACCTAAAACACCAATTTGAGTATTACTCACAAGCACAACCGGAGTAATGTTTTCTTTGCACTCACCTTCCAATGGTGAGAAGTGATCGTTTTGAAATGCCAAGTCCTCACATGGTGAAAAAGAGACTATGTCTGAGTGTTGTAATTCCGAATACTCGGAACTCATGGTTTCCCTATTTGCATCAGTAGAGTCAAAAGATCCTCCACTAAAAATATTGTCAGACATTTTGGTAATACTCTCTGAATAAGGCATTGACTGAACAGAAGACGGTATGCACATACCCATGCTTGACAAAGCAAATTCTTTCTGATGTTCTTGGTTATCATTGAGATTGACTGGAGTTTCCACATCAGATGTGGTGGTAACCACAATAACAGCACTGATTTCTGATTGACATTGAGTGAAATTTGGGTTAGCTGTGACTTTTTTCCTTTTAGAAGATGGTGAAACCTCATTTGCATCATCATTGTTGTTATTTGCAGCATAAAACTGAGTCTCTAAAAACTCCCCTTCCTCATGTAAAGCAGTAACCCCATCCAAACCAGTTATTGAGTCAACATCGTTTTGAACAGACTGATCTAAAACTATAGAAGCAGATGGATCTTTCGACATTAGACCCGTGCCTCCATCCACATTATTAGCAAGGCTAACAGGATTTACATGATCTGGAGATAAGGACTCCATCTCTGaactcaaaatatttaattgtgttctagcttttctcttttttatcttctttgtGTTCCCTTCACCAGATCCAGCTAAAATATTAGAATCTGGGAATGTTTTTTCTGTCTCACAATTCTCAGGGTGCATGGTGACATCACCATGGGCCAATTGGTTCCCAGCATCATGCATGATACCAGAGCCGTGAACAATACAATCTTCTAAATTAGATGATCCATTATCAGAGCCTTGCTTCAGTGCACTGGAATGTTGTAGGCAATCTAGACCATCTTGAATCCTAATTTTTCTTGAACTCGAAAAAGTATCGCtggtttttaatatttcatcCCCTGCATCTACAAGATTGTTATTCAGTGGGGATTGTACATTTGAATAATTCCCAACTGATAGAGACCCTTCATTCTGACTTAATTGCTTATTACCATAATCCATGTGATTGACTTCAGAAATAGTACTCCCACTTAAGAATTCAGTAACCGTGTCAGTACCTGGAACAGAATTATTTGCACCTAAACAATCGGAAGTATTTGCATTATCatgcataaaaataatatttccatTATCAAAGACATCATTATTAACATCTAAACAACCTGAATCACTCTTCTTATCTTCACTACTAGAAGCACGAGATggaaattttgaaatgtttcCATCTCTTTCAATTTCAAACCTGGATACTTCCCTATTATCAGAATCTTTGTCACTCTCACAATCTTGCGATGTGGAATCTGGCCCCAAACTCAGCTGCGGTAAACCTCCCTCTTTATCTTCTTTCAATACATTACCTTCCTTTGGCAAAGAATGTAAACAGTCTGGCACTTCCTCAACGATGTTGCTTTTCTCATCTGAATTAGCTTCAATTTTCTCAGGATTAGAGGCCGTTGACGAAACCAGTGCAGCACTCTCGACTTCCACGGTTCCAGGAAGCCTTTCTGCCGGCAGTGAATTCGGCACAGATGTCATAGAGTTTAAACAAGCTTTCCTCTTCACCATTCTCTTAACAATTCTCTTCTTCTTGACAACCGTTATGGTCGATTTACCAGAACAGACATTGCCAGCTTTAACTGAATTTGGCACCGCATTTTTCCCACGAGAATCATCAGCCTCCCTGGTGCGAGACCGAGAAGAACTATTCTTAACACTCTTCCGCACATTAACCTCCTTCCTCAAACCAGACCTATCATTCCCTTTGCAAGGCGACCTATTTAAATCCACAACCACAACGGAAGACATTCTATACGGCTGCTGCAAACCAGAGTAATAGCCATCAGAGCCCGAAACCCTTTTATTCTTCTCCCCAGAACCCAAATCCGAATCTAAAACCGGCGTCACATTCAAATCAGGAACAGACACTGAACTCGAAGGCGGCGCAACAATAGCCTTGGCCACCAGAGAATTGGACTCAAACGAGATATCAATCTCAACAGGGctcccttctctctcttccccCTTCACCCCATGAGCCAAATATGGCTCCTTTCCCCTGAAAAAGCCATTGCTACCTTCAGGTCCATAACCGGGGTACCGTAACTGCTCAACCTCACGGTTCCTATGATTAGGTTTAACAGTCTGAATCCTAAGAAGCGCGCTCTTCTTCTGCACCTGTTTCTTAGGAGGAGTACGTGCGAATTCATGACCACGCTCTCTACTATTCCCTCTACTATACCTATCCACATTATCAGAACCATGATAATATTTGTCACTGTTACTACCCTTGCTAACTAAATTAGAAGAAGACTCGTGCAACTCTCTtcccctctccctctccctctctctaTCACTCATCACCCACCTCTTGCTCTCCACCCGGGACCCTCTACCGGCCACGTCAGTGTCACATTCCACGCTGTACACGCGCACGTAGGGTGCTGGCTCTACGTCGCCCTGGCTAGGCGCGTGGTAGTCACCGCCGCCCCACGCGAGCGCCTCCCTGGGGTTTTGCTCGTAGGCATCCACCACGAGGCGGTCACGGCGCCCAGGGTCATAGCGGAGGGTTTCGATCGGGGGAGGCGGCGGCGGGGGagggcggtggtggtggtggtggaattCGCGATCGAAATCATCAGTTCTAGGGTTAGGGTTCCAGGGGATGGCGGTGGTGCGGCGAGGAAGGAGGTCGTAGGTGAGAGAACGTGAATCGTCTTCGAGGGTGCGGTGGGGGAGAGATGTGTGGTGGTTGAAAGAGaattgctgctgctgctgctgttggGGTTGGGGAGTGGAAGGGGTGTAGGGTTGCGACAGGGGAGCCGCGTGGAGGGTGCGGTGGTAGGAGAGAGGCGGCGGCGGCGCTGGCGGCGGCGGTGGGAGGTTgctatggtggtggtggtggtgatgcgATTGAGGGTTAAGGGAAGTGTAGCGGGTGGTGCGGTGGTCCTGagggtggtggtagtggtggtggagGAAGTGGTGTTGATCCATTCGATCGGAGCGTGGATTCGAACGAATCGGAGatttgattgattgattgaATGGATGTGAATCGAGAATTTGGGATATGAGATGAAAGGTTGTGTGTGAAAGGAGACGTATTCAGAATTTATGCGGTTTCTTTATTATTCAATTCGATTCAATTATTGGTTATGCCTCGTAGGACTGGGTTACGTAAAGCTTCTGTCTTTCTGTTTCGGATCATCGTTACCAgctcttgtttttcttttcttttttgttttttttttctttaaatttatcattttgatAGATTTTCCTGTGTGATTGTGTTTTTGGTGAAGATTTGGTTTTTAGGATTTAGGTCAGAACTGATGCGAAGTGTTGATTTTTTTCAAGGTAGACTAAAATCTTAAAGACTTTTcatttaagtgaaataaaaacggtaaaaaccAGTCAATTTCAATGAAATAATGATGATAttctaagaaaaagaaaatgtacggctatatttaaattagtttgattcttttaataaatattagcGAACACACATACGCTGTCGCGCATGTATatccacatttttttaatttttataagattaataatatttatttttaaaacatatataataaattttaaaatagttgttaaataaaataattgttaaaaaaatatttttagagtaacggtcaaaataaaaaaataaaaaaaaacggttaaaaataaactaattataaaataattaatttttaaaatattaattaagggtaaaattggaaaatgaaaagtggacacaaaaagaagaatcccctttatatattgttatagatatataaaataaaaaattaatagatattttaggattttattttattttatactctcttttaatatattaggAATATATTAGGAATatcttgaatatattcaaaggTGATATATTAGgatataaaaattgattattttaaaacaataatagaatatatttaacctaataagtaaatttcaatgaaatagtgatattataagaagaaaaagatatgCCGAATTGTGTTTAAactagtttgattttttttaataaatatgtaaaaaatgtaTAGATATTTTAggatcttttttttcttttgtatcaCCTTTCAacatattaagaaatattttgaaaatattaagaaaacatATCTTAAGatctaataattgattattaggttaaatatgtgttccgtcatgaaaattgaaattattaaatctttaaattttgatctaatttagtctttcaactttagaaatgtgtggatttagtcatttttaccaaaatttgttgagtttatttgacatttcaaacgtatttcataataacatttgaattgtttatatcatttgattttttttgcttCAGTGTTAGTTAaaaaactatcatgaaacatgtttcAAATGTCAAATAGATTTAactaaatttggttaaaaggactaaatccatgcatttataaagttgagggactaaattgggtcaaagtttcaaaaaatgaCCAATTCCAATTTTCGCTGAAAgttaaaccaaaaacatatttaacccttgattattttcaaaaagattTCAATCAAATATGTTTAACATACATATGTATGTTTATCCATGGTTTTAAGAAACTATAAATACAACATACAATTATAGGTAGTAGTCATTGAATTCTCTCATTCACTATTATATACTCATATATTCTACAATTCCTTAAAACTCTTATTGACTTGAGCGTTGGAGAGTCTTTTACAGGTATATTAGCAAATATGCTAGCTCTAATCCCATAGTGGATACCAAATGTTCTTACTGGATTTGGACAAAATGTTTGTAAGGTGAAAGGAGTGAGATTCTCAAGAGTTGAGTTGATAGCTCAAGAGTGAGAAATTGATCAATGTTGTTCGAAGATTAAAATACATGATGTGTAGTATTGCTTGTATGTGCTAAATTGATTTGTATTCATACATTATGTGTGTCAACGAAAGTAGTAAGTCTAGTAAATGCAAAGGCTAAATCTTAGCATCAAACAAGTTTAAGGATTAGACGAGTCAAGGTGTCAGACGAGTTTAACAATAGAAATCATTAGGTGAATGCATTAGATGACCTAAGTATCTATGTTAGAGAAATAAAGTGTTAGATGACTAAGGCATTAGACAACAAAGGGTTAGACAACCTAAGACAACTTAAGTCACTAGACGACCTAAGTGTCAGACAACCAATGTCTTAGATAAGCCAAAGCAGCTTAAGTCATTAGACGACCTAAGTGTCAAATGAACTTTGATGTTGAAATATTTATGACGTGCTTTGAAACAAGTTTTTGATCTCTAATTAAtcattcaaattaatatattgatACAATTGTTTGAAACAGAGATTCAATGAAATGAATTACAACGAATAGTATCCTTCTGAAAGAAGTAAGTTTTTAAATCAAACGTTCAAATGAAATTAGTATTGAGAAATATCTTATGAAGTTGTAACCTGTGAGCTTTATTCTCCTTTGAGAGAGTGTCATTTGCTTATTGTTGTAATTAAGAGTTCTTGATCTCAAGGGGAGATTGAGAAGGATACCTAGAGAGGTTGATACTCGGTGTAACTTGGAGAGGTTTGTACTCGTGTACTTAGAGAGATTGAAACTCGTGTAACCTAGAGAGGGTGATACTCGTTCAAGATTAAAGTTATTGATTAGTGGAACTTCTTAAGAAGGTTGCTTAAGGGACTAAACGTCGCCTTAAGTAGATGTGAACCGGTATAAATTTGTTGTGTGCATTCTCTTTATCCTTACACCTCTATTTTCAAGTAGTAAATTCGTTTGTAATTATATACTTATGCgcatgttttgaattttttttaggcTTTATTCATCCCCTTTCATTAAGCCACATTACACCAACATCTACATATGCATGTTCCCAATACAATTAAGCTTGGATGCCTCAACATCCATAAGCTACCAATACAATTAAGCTCGAATGCAATTGACATCCGCAAGCTACTAATATAATTAAGCTTAGATGCATTCAACAACTACAGGCTACCTAACTAAGCTTGAATGCATCAATATCTGCAAACTATTAATACAATTAAGCTTGTATTCCAGATATCTACAAGTTACTCGTTAAAGCTTGGATCTCAGATATCCACAAGCTACTCATTAAAGCTTAGATCTCCAAACATCTAAGAGTTACTCATTAAATCTCAGATTCCATATATCTATAAGGTACTCGTTAAAGCTCATATCCTTAGATATCTACAAGctacatacaaaataaaatcaattaaagctTGGATCCAAGTCATCTTATGTCTACTTAAAACACGTTAAATTAAAGTCATTTAATGTATTCCATTAATCATATCAAAGTAATCCAAATTGAATATGTGGAAGtcattttgaaataaatgaCCACATTGGGTGAAAGTAATCATCCAAAACCATTTTGAAAATACAATTAATTATCCATGTTGATATTAAGTTAATGGTAAAACATGTTCATTCATTATTGGATCTATTGCAtcttgtcaacacccaatttcgtttAGGAAAATAAGtttgttcttaaaaaataataaaaaatatatgtttttaattaatgatagaaaaaacaaaaaaaaagggaaaaaaagtgtaatattttttctttaaactttctagcattaaaagaaaaaaaagaaaggagaacccaatttgtttttaattgtcaCATTCTTTATATGAGCCCAAatgttttatacatatttaCACTCCTCACATGGCATGTTAGAAAAGGATATTTTAAAATCTCTGTTTTTTAAAGAAGggtacaattttaataattaaaagcaaatattcccggtaataatatttttagagaaGGGTACGgttttaataattagaagcaaatattctcgataataatgtttttcaaagaattgtatgattttaataattagaagcaaatattcCTGGTAAtcattagaatcaattatatgaatattatgttatgatttgagTTACGTAATATGTTGCATCAGGATCTTCATGTACCAGAAAATATATGATTCTAATCATTACAGGCaatatttcttaataatttataattaataccCTAGATATTATGCGAcgatttaatttctataatatttttcatcgggaccaattccttcctcatatatttcattataattaaagacGAGGATTACAGTGGTTTCCCAAGGTGtctatataagcacaaaatcTCTCCAATGCAAGACACACAAAAAAATTCCACACTTCTCTTCCTTTTTCTCATTACCATAGCACACACAAAAATAGGATCACCTCTATATCCTCTCAATTGGATTTGCTCTATTTATGGCCTTGAAAGGTAAGTTCTTTTCTGCTTCTAATGTTTTTCATGTATTTatgagaataataaaattaatgggtTGTGAATTTTGATGTCATTACTCTGTTACAATATCAAGTGTATGATTGTTGACTCAATATACTACTGAACGTGTTTGGGGTATGATGTTATGTAATTTAAGGACTGAATTCATGATTGATATGTGTCGTATGACAACATTATAAACTCCTTTGTAAGCTCTTAATTCTcctctttttaaaaaataaaaacaaaaattataaattgtactctttttatatataatttttggaaATCATGTCAAGTGTTGGATTTGTTtgataacttaaatatttttattttgttgaatcTCAGATTctctttataataaaaaaaattcaaatctaaaattaaaaatatcaaccaacaaatattcttttataaagaACTTCGTTATCCCTGATTTTCTAGATGGAAATACGTAAGAGTGAGGTAAAATCCTTGTCGaacctaaaaaaataaaaaaaataataataattttgtttgtttctttattattttgtatatgtatttattttgtttgatttttggggaacaacaaatattttaaaaagctACTTTTATTTTGCATACTTAATTAAAGGGAACTGTCTTAGGACAGACGTTATGAGGTGCTAATTCCTTCCCCACACATAACTGACTCCCaaacccaaatttggtttcaaagttttttttttttaatttttgtatatagttttccataataaactatggtggcgactcctctgtaccttttaaattattttcatcattccgccgcgatttcggttgcgacacaTCTCATTTACATTTAGCTTGGAAGGCTTGTGTACTACCCtaaaaaatattaggaaaaTATTTGTGAGATACTTAATATTGTTGGTgttagggatggcaatgggACGAGGACAAGTTTCGGAATCTCATACCCATCCCTATAAAAAACTTCATtcacatccccatacccaagcCCAATGGAtattaaacttttgtcccatccccatcccacCGGCGTTACTCATACTCATATCCACTTTCTTACtgtttcaatatcaattaattaattttcataaaataatataaaattacagtaaaggaaatataaaattatcaaatatttagtattAAGTATAGgtttgtttctttgatatcaaatatttagaaagaaattataattgtatacatttcaaattagaataccaaacaaaatttcataaaaaccaaaacatttattaaatttgcaataGAATACcaactaaaatttcatgagaaccaaaacatttattaaatttgcaaacattaatgaaacctagttgataaaatttaaaaatattttaaaaaaaatataaaaggaaaacaaatatccaaattaaaatatgttttaaaagtctatttactttaattttttaaattctaatgaatatcttttttatacactaataaaaattataatacatcacttaatcaaaatcatgtaaagaataaagattgaagtaataataataaattttcagcataggtcttgtatcttttgaacttcaatatatattggatgatgataaaaaaaggattcatagcaattatattaaatttttatattatagtaaataaaatttatttatacaattataatgacaaaattaaagttggataatgagttagaaaaaaaaaatagttatataaaatataaaaaaatagtattcgacatgataaaaataaacaaaaaatacaaataataaaaaagtttcaaatatATGTCTTGgaaaaaatttgagatattattgAATGAAATTGCACAAAGGAAAGCATACATATAATTACatgtatgataagatgaaaaataccttagaaatttttttaaatatcaacatagtcaatgattgagaaataacgaaaattgttttagcaaaaaaaaaagttcttcaaatgaaaccaaaattaataataatagagcaaagaagataaatttttaatattacctagtaaatgaaagattCATGTTATTAAACACTTGAATTGAGAGTGtttaacattttcatgtgaaaggaagatatataataaataaaaatattaaaacaatagaaatattcaaatatgagacataaaaattatttaattaacatacatcaattgaacataattggataaaggttatgataagacgaacaatatattggagatgcaaaagaatttcataaaaaacaaacaaatagaagaattaaacaataaaaattgtgtagtaattaatatatatatatatatatatatatatatataatattaataaattgactatgaatatttttataatttaaacgGGAATGGAGATATGGTGGGGAcaggtattatggcgggtatggGGACGGAGACGGGACGAATATGTACATCCAATGGTAGATCTTTACCAGTAAATTTGAagggaccaaaataatatatttaaaatttatatatttaattattgttattaatttaacaaaaatgtatataattaagtattgaatttctatttagaaaaattatagtttttaagttgtattttatgtataatccattttaaataaatttttctaatttcatctatttcacttttttatttattggatACTCTCATATTTGAGAATGTCTCCTAGTTAAgtttcaaagaattaatatgaaactccaACCTATAATTCTTCGAATATTAAGAAATGATTCATCTAATTTGATCATTGGATCTTATTATCAtgtttgaaaatatgtaaagaagTAAATCTATCTTGTTTCCATCTTAACATATATCTTCCCTTTActcactttaaaaaaatgattatattattttatttttcatcaatatacttatttaaaaaaatttaagactaaaaataatttatcaaaatttagtcgAAAATTGAGAGACGTAACTACTAAAAGAATTATATGATGATCaagcaaaaactaaaaaatggttatgaaaaaacatatattatataacttttccttctatattcataaaatataaatatacaaaacaattatgagactaaaaaataatgacttttaaactaatatttcagtATCAAGAGATAATAGAGAATAACATTTCTATCTTAAAACGGGGACGAGGACGGGGTGGGTAtatacatccccatacccaattgaaaaagtcagagattcccatacccaattgaaaaagtcggggattcctaTACTCATATCCGTACCCAGTCAGTGCGGAGATTCCTTGTCAAAATAGGACAAGTTCAGGTAATACTCACGGGGatgagtttatttgtcatctctagttGGTGCAAGATGACTCTAGAACGAGGTTGAATAGAGTCTATAAACATTTTAAACGTTATGTGCAGATATAAAGGGATtaagacaaaatataagaaatagaCTATACACACAAAATTTATACTACTTCAGTCTTAACACAAGGATACATTCAATCTTTTAAGCACCTAGCTTAAGAAATTCCACTAATGAAATATCCTAATTTGATTACACTGAATATTAACCTCTCCAAGTATCACAAGTATTAACCTCTCTAGATATTGCAATTATCAACCTCTTCAGGTATCATGAGGTAAGTGAGTACAATCTCTCCATATAACAAGTATAAACCTCTTTTGGTATAACCTTCTTAATCTTCTTCTGAGAATAAGAACTCTCAAGTATTAATGAAAAAGACACTTTCAAGTTAAAGAGCAAAATCAAAGTTCGGAGGGTATACTTTACTATATGAAgaatattacaataattaagCTCTTAGCCTAAGTATGTTTACATAAGACTTTTTTAGATTTGACTTTATACACTCAACGTCTGCTCTTCttgtatttgttctttttccTCTTGATTTCTTTGTATATTCACTTCgtgctttttatttttgtgcatGTAGATatctttcttttcatctttGTATTGTtccttaatttataaatattttgttggtTAGAGTAGTTGAtgttgaaattatattttgatttaatttagaaCCTTTGATGTGATTATATGactttttatcaataattgagactttattttgattaagataatcactttaactaaaattaatcaaaaattgtactttggttaattagctttttacttgATAAAAAGGCAAAAGAATATACATGATTAGACATGGTAAAATTTagttgagactgtactttgattaatagtgaggatgccaacaaaatCAAgattttacattgattaatttgaaaatctaagacaataattaattaaacaataatctttagataaccaatAATGTTGTTGTAGTTGAGTAGTATTCATTTGATCACGTCATTGAAAAATTTATCAATCTTTAAATGttgtaaaatgaaaatattgattcAAATCAAAAGAGATACAAGAATGAATAAAAGAAGTTCATCCCCAATGCCAAGCGTCACACACCTTCAAAGTTCTTTTGCCTAACCATTTCCGCCTGGCGAAACCATCCCCAATGCCAG from Vigna unguiculata cultivar IT97K-499-35 chromosome 8, ASM411807v1, whole genome shotgun sequence encodes:
- the LOC114193719 gene encoding uncharacterized protein LOC114193719 isoform X5, which encodes MDQHHFLHHHYHHPQDHRTTRYTSLNPQSHHHHHHHSNLPPPPPAPPPPLSYHRTLHAAPLSQPYTPSTPQPQQQQQQQFSFNHHTSLPHRTLEDDSRSLTYDLLPRRTTAIPWNPNPRTDDFDREFHHHHHRPPPPPPPPIETLRYDPGRRDRLVVDAYEQNPREALAWGGGDYHAPSQGDVEPAPYVRVYSVECDTDVAGRGSRVESKRWVMSDRERERERGRELHESSSNLVSKGSNSDKYYHGSDNVDRYSRGNSRERGHEFARTPPKKQVQKKSALLRIQTVKPNHRNREVEQLRYPGYGPEGSNGFFRGKEPYLAHGVKGEEREGSPVEIDISFESNSLVAKAIVAPPSSSVSVPDLNVTPVLDSDLGSGEKNKRVSGSDGYYSGLQQPYRMSSVVVVDLNRSPCKGNDRSGLRKEVNVRKSVKNSSSRSRTREADDSRGKNAVPNSVKAGNVCSGKSTITVVKKKRIVKRMVKRKACLNSMTSVPNSLPAERLPGTVEVESAALVSSTASNPEKIEANSDEKSNIVEEVPDCLHSLPKEGNVLKEDKEGGLPQLSLGPDSTSQDCESDKDSDNREVSRFEIERDGNISKFPSRASSSEDKKSDSGCLDVNNDVFDNGNIIFMHDNANTSDCLGANNSVPGTDTVTEFLSGSTISEVNHMDYGNKQLSQNEGSLSVGNYSNVQSPLNNNLVDAGDEILKTSDTFSSSRKIRIQDGLDCLQHSSALKQGSDNGSSNLEDCIVHGSGIMHDAGNQLAHGDVTMHPENCETEKTFPDSNILAGSGEGNTKKIKKRKARTQLNILSSEMESLSPDHVNPVSLANNVDGGTGLMSKDPSASIVLDQSVQNDVDSITGLDGVTALHEEGEFLETQFYAANNNNDDANEVSPSSKRKKVTANPNFTQCQSEISAVIVVTTTSDVETPVNLNDNQEHQKEFALSSMGMCIPSSVQSMPYSESITKMSDNIFSGGSFDSTDANRETMSSEYSELQHSDIVSFSPCEDLAFQNDHFSPLEGECKENITPVVLVSNTQIGVLGVGNTLGEKTDLQAVKGNYQYRDFVQRSPRPDMEPNDLNVKNDLLAQQNLMSCPTSGDEVTTSNSNDEFIVDAPGALSDIFSQGMASEVPDRRSLEFTAINDENICGVEENTSSVHQTIQNSRSDSAFGHSNMITKKTISEPSQVSSKVTTQALNSYRFGLSGTKNQSGSVIPKTFPGHSFTFLKSETKTSASSTHVSKPRTWHRTGNNPPISVPRINSVRTVPPKRPILERKGNFQNTSYVRKGNSLVRKPTPVPALPQISSVNKSSSSGFGEISKSTKSESRADVTDQPMYLRAGATYSQQRQRQRTPPLPIDTKSEENTSSSLVEPSGGSCENVSDPKTFIEINNNAQNSSEDALKHCEILENQPVPSDNGESQVEVNEGNPLSLNTKRIVYIKPKTNQLVATSNSCDVSVSTDDNGQTAFSDGYYKRRKNQLVRTTFESHTNQTAVVPNGMANSDGQGTSNALCNTRFSKKRLHKAVRSSCKRSRASLVWTLCSKNSSEHDRNSRHNQKVLPQLFRWKRATFASSFNSSSVSAIRSKHGFSLWKSRVLGVGGCSLKWSKSIEKNSKQANEEATLAVAAVERKKREQKNAVCISSQSKRERIFRIGSVRYRMDPSRRTLQRISVDESQSSGSTSSGLASKSAYIPRRLVIGNDEYVRIGNGNQLIRDPKKRTRKLANEKVRWSLHTARQRLARKQKYCQFFTRFGKCKKDGGKCPYIHDPSKIAVCTKFLNGLCSTPNCKLTHQVIPERMPDCSYFLQGLCSNSNCPYRHVNVNPNASICEGFLRGYCADGNECRKKHSYVCPTFEATGSCTEGSKCKLHHPKKQSKGKKRKRSGDQNKTRGRYFGSIPAADVSESGMMVAPNRHKQSSEIEEELSDYISLDVMSEEVADTDDLSFDPAELCENDSLDDLDELIKPVLLLKTKFTSQSPDSYLPRKWWRLRSFVNEVI